GCGTTTTGGCCCGCGATGAAGTGGTCGGTCAAAAGGGCGATGTCCTCGGGGCGTTCGCGCAAGGGGGGCAGGACCAGGCGCACCACCCCCAGCCGGTAGAAGAGATCGCGGCGGAAGGTTCCCTCGGCCACCATGGCCTCCAGATCCCGGTTGGTGGCCGCCACCACCCGGGCGTCGGCGGCCTGCGGGGCATCCGACCCCAGGGGCTCGAAGATCTTTTCCTGGAGCACGCGCAGAAGCTTGACCTGAAGCGCCAGGGGCATGTCCCCGATCTCATCCAAAAAGATGGTGCCGCCCCTGGCCGAGGCGAAGCGGCCCTTGCGCGCGGTCTTGGCGTCGGTGAAGGCCCCCTTGGCGTGGCCGAAAAGTTCGGATTCCAGAAGCTCGCCCGGGATGGCCCCGCAGTTGACGGCCACGAAGGGGCCGGCCTTGCGCGGGCTTTGGGTGTGGATGGCCCGGGCGAAAAGCTCCTTGCCCGTGCCGGATTCGCCAAGGATCAGCACGGTTGAGCCGCTGGCTGCGATCTTGGGCAGAATCTCCAGCATCCGGGCCATGCGGCGGCTTTTGGTCACGATGTCGTCCAGGGTGGCGATGCCCTGAAGCTCCTTGCGCATGCGTTGCAGTTCGGAGATGTCCCGAAAGGTCTCCACGCCGCCCACGATGTCTCCGGCGGCGTCGCGTAGCGGCGAGGCGCTGATGCTGATGGGGATTTTCTCCCCGTCGGGGCGCACGATGAAAATGGAGGTGTTGGACAGGGAGTCGCCCGTGGCGATGCATTGCTTCAGGGCGCAGGCCCCGTCGCAGATGCTGGAGTGGAACACGTCCCAGCATTTGCGGCCCACGGCGGCCTCGGGGGCGATGCCGATGATCTCTCCGGCGGCCCGGTTGAAATAGGTCACGGTCCAGTCCCGGTCCACGGTGAACACGCCGTCGGCCAGGGACTCCATGATGGCTTGACAGGGGATGTTTTTGGGGAACTGCATGGCGGTCTCGCGCGGGCTTGGGCTGAAAATGCGTCGGGTGTGGGGCCTGACGTGGGCGAGAAATTCGTCCGATTCGGGCTCTGTCCTACACCGATTTTTTCAACTTGTCCAAATTCCGGACCATTTTTCCCTGGCATGCGAAATGCTTTTTAAGAGCCGACACGACAACACAAAACACCAAGGAGGCATGAACATGCCAGGATTCAATGGAATGGGACCGCAGGGCAATGGACCGTTCACCGGCGGGGGGCGCGGCATGTGCGCCCAACCCGGCACGGGGATGGCAGTCGGACGCGGCATGGGCCAGGGACGCAGATGCGGCATGGGCCGTCGCGGCGCAGGGGGCCAGGGTATGGGCCAAGGTATGGGCCAGGGCCAGGGTATGGGCCGGGGCATGGGGATGTCCCAGGGGGTGGCGCAAAGCGTCGGCCAGGGCCCGGCCGAGCCCGGGGCCGCCATGTCCCCCGAGGAATATGTGGCCTGGCTCGAGGCCGAGCTGGCCAAAACCCGCGCCAAGACGGGTCAGGGGAGCTAATGGGCGCCACAGCCGATGAAACCCCGGTTTCCGGGAGCGCGTCTCCCGGGAACCGGCAACAGGACGGTCCGGTTATGAAAATCGCCATCGCCAGCGGCAAGGGCGGGACGGGAAAAACCACGGTGGCGGTCAACCTGGCTGTGCTTTTGGCCGATTCGGGCCGGGAGGTGGCCTTTGCCGATTGCGACGTGGAGGAACCCAACGCCCATGTTTTTTTGACCCCGGTCTGGGAGACCGAGGAACAGGCGTTCATGCCCATCCCCCGGTTTGTCCAGGAGCGGTGCCTGGGCGAGTCCTGCCGGGCGTGCCTGGATCTGTGCCGGTTCAAGGCGCTCATCCGCATGGCCGGGGAGATCATGCTTTTCCCGGAACTGTGCCACGGCTGCGGCCTGTGCAAGCTGGCCTGCCCGGCCGGGGCCGTGGCCGACGACGTGCGCGAGCTTGGCGTGGTGCGCAGCGGCGTCTCCGGAGGCATCCGCATGGCCGGGGGGCTTTCCCGGGTGGGCGAGGCCATGTCCACGCCCCTGATCAAGGCCGTGAAGCAAAACGTGCACACTGCGCCATTGCAGATATGGGACTGTCCGCCGGGAACGGCCTGTCCGGTCATCGCGGCCGTGTCCGGGGCCGATTACGTGGTCCTTGTGGCCGAGCCCACGGCGTTTGGCCTGCATGACCTGAACCTGGCCGTGGAACTGGTGCGGGCCCTCGGGTTGCCCCACGGCGTGGTCATCAACCGCGACGGCATGGGCGACGACCGGGTGCTGTCCTACCTTGAGCGGGAAGGCATCGAGCTTTTGGGGCGCATCCCCGGCAGCCTGGAGGCCGCCCGGGCCTCGGCCCGGGGCGGGCTTTTGGCGCGGACGTTCCCCGAGATACGGGCCGTATTGGAAACCGTCCTGGCCACGGTCCAGGACCGGATCCGGGCCAGCGCCGGACAAAAGGAAGCGTCATGCGTGAGATAGTGGTGTTAAGCGGCAAGGGCGGCACGGGAAAAACCAGCGTCACGGCGGCCCTGGCCGTGTGCGCGGCGAAAAGCGATCTCCCGGGCGGCCCGCCGGTCCTGGCCGATTGCGACGTGGACGCCGCCGACCTGCATCTGGTTCTGGCCCCCGCCATCCGGGAGCGCCACGAATTTATGGGCGGGGACAAGGCCGTTATCGACGCCGAAGTGTGCCAGTCCTGCGGCCTGTGTCGCGAGGCCTGCCGTTTCGGGGCCATCGACGAGGCTTTCCGGGTGAACGAGGCCTCTTGCGAGGGCTGCGGGGTCTGCGCCTACGTCTGTCCTGCCGGGGCCGCGACCCTTGGCCCGCGCGTGTCCGGGGACTGGTTTGTGTCCGAGACCCGGGCCGGGATCATGGTCCATGCGGCGCTGCGCATGGGCGAGGAGAATTCCGGCAAGCTCGTGTCCACGGTGAAAAAGGCGGCCCGGGCCGAGGCGCAGCGGCTCGGCCGGGACATCCTGCTGGTGGACGGTTCCCCGGGCATCGGCTGTCCGGTCATCGCCTCCCTGGGCGGGGCCTCCACGGTGCTCATGGTGGCCGAGCCCACGCTTTCGGCGGTCCATGACATAAAAAGGGTCCACGCCCTGGCCCGGCATTTCGGCATCCCCTGCGCCGCCATCCTCAACAAGGCCGACGTCTGCCCGGAACTGACCCGGGAGCTGGCGGGCTTTTGCGGGGAATCGGGGATCACCGTCCTGGGCGAGCTCCCCTTTGATCCAGCCTTTGTCGCGGCCCAGCTGGCCGGGCAAAGCGTTGCGGAAAACGCCCCGGAAAGGTACGAAAGGCTTTTTTCGGATATCTGGCGACGGCTTGCGG
Above is a genomic segment from Desulfolutivibrio sulfodismutans DSM 3696 containing:
- a CDS encoding DUF5320 domain-containing protein, translated to MPGFNGMGPQGNGPFTGGGRGMCAQPGTGMAVGRGMGQGRRCGMGRRGAGGQGMGQGMGQGQGMGRGMGMSQGVAQSVGQGPAEPGAAMSPEEYVAWLEAELAKTRAKTGQGS
- a CDS encoding sigma-54 interaction domain-containing protein encodes the protein MQFPKNIPCQAIMESLADGVFTVDRDWTVTYFNRAAGEIIGIAPEAAVGRKCWDVFHSSICDGACALKQCIATGDSLSNTSIFIVRPDGEKIPISISASPLRDAAGDIVGGVETFRDISELQRMRKELQGIATLDDIVTKSRRMARMLEILPKIAASGSTVLILGESGTGKELFARAIHTQSPRKAGPFVAVNCGAIPGELLESELFGHAKGAFTDAKTARKGRFASARGGTIFLDEIGDMPLALQVKLLRVLQEKIFEPLGSDAPQAADARVVAATNRDLEAMVAEGTFRRDLFYRLGVVRLVLPPLRERPEDIALLTDHFIAGQNAVQGKNVLGASQEVMRLLLHHDFPGNVRELQNILEYAFILCPGGQIGLEHLPDYLRPAGSPAAGDQPPAAPTMRAAKHAAVMAALERRQGRRMAACRELGITKDTLRRILEAGP
- a CDS encoding nucleotide-binding protein, producing MKIAIASGKGGTGKTTVAVNLAVLLADSGREVAFADCDVEEPNAHVFLTPVWETEEQAFMPIPRFVQERCLGESCRACLDLCRFKALIRMAGEIMLFPELCHGCGLCKLACPAGAVADDVRELGVVRSGVSGGIRMAGGLSRVGEAMSTPLIKAVKQNVHTAPLQIWDCPPGTACPVIAAVSGADYVVLVAEPTAFGLHDLNLAVELVRALGLPHGVVINRDGMGDDRVLSYLEREGIELLGRIPGSLEAARASARGGLLARTFPEIRAVLETVLATVQDRIRASAGQKEASCVR
- a CDS encoding ATP-binding protein; the protein is MREIVVLSGKGGTGKTSVTAALAVCAAKSDLPGGPPVLADCDVDAADLHLVLAPAIRERHEFMGGDKAVIDAEVCQSCGLCREACRFGAIDEAFRVNEASCEGCGVCAYVCPAGAATLGPRVSGDWFVSETRAGIMVHAALRMGEENSGKLVSTVKKAARAEAQRLGRDILLVDGSPGIGCPVIASLGGASTVLMVAEPTLSAVHDIKRVHALARHFGIPCAAILNKADVCPELTRELAGFCGESGITVLGELPFDPAFVAAQLAGQSVAENAPERYERLFSDIWRRLAAS